Genomic window (Achromobacter sp. B7):
CGCCGGGCAAAATAGACTCCGTGAAGACGCCACGGTTACCGCCGTCGGACGTAAGGCTTCCATTGACGCGATGGAGAACGACACATGACTCGCCGTCCGGTTTCGGCATGGAACGCTGCCCGCCTGGCGCCGGCCGCCCTGGCCGTGCTGCTGGCGCAGGGTTGCGTGTCCATGGCCCCGCCCTACCAACGCCCCGCCCTGCCAGTGGCCGCCACCTGGGCCACCCCGCCATCCAATGAACCGAATGCAGAGTTGAACGCCGCCCGCGTGGGCTGGCGCAGCTATTTTTCGGACCCGGTTCTGCAAGGCCTGATCGACGAAGCGCTGACCAACAACCGCGACCTGCGCCAGGCCCTGCTGCGCGTGGAAGAAGCGCGCGCGCTGTACGGCATCCAGCGGTCGGACCAGTTTCCGACCTTGGGCGTGCAGGCCACGGGCACCCGTTCGCGCACGCCGGCGGACCTGAACCTGACGGGTCGGCCCGTGGTGGCCAACCAGTACCAGGCCGGTGTCGGCATGGCCACCTGGGAGCTGGATTTCTGGGGTCGCGTGCGCAGCCTGAAAGACGCCGCGCTGGAAAACTACCTGGCGTCCGATGCCGCCGCGCGGGCCGTCACCTTGTCCCTGATTGCGCAGGTGGCGGACAGCTACCTGTCGCTACGTGAACTGGACGAACGGCTGGCGCTCACCCGCCAGACCATCGCCTCGCGCGAAGAATCCCTGCGCATCTTCCGCCGCCGCTACGAAGTCGGCGCCATCGCCAAGCTGGACCTGACCCAGGTGGAAACGCTGTGGCAGCAGGCCCGCGCGCTGGGCGCCGAACTGGAACAGGCGCGCGCCACGCAGGCGCACGCGCTGGAACTGCTGGTGGGCAAGCCGCTGAACCTGCCGCTGCCTCGCACCGGCCTGAACGATGTGGCCGTGATGCGCGACCTGCCCGCCGGGCTGCCGTCCGACCTCTTGACGCAGCGCCCCGACATTGTGGCGGCCGAACATCAGCTGCGGGCGGCCAACGCCAATATTGGCGCGGCGCGCGCCGCCTTCTTTCCCCGCATTACGTTGACCGGCGCCTTCGGCAGCGCCAGCGCCGAACTCAACGGCCTGTTCGGCGGCGGCAGTGGCGCCTGGACCTTTACGCCCAGCCTGGACCTGCCGATCTTTGACGCCGGCCGGCGCAGCGCCAACCTGGACCTGGCCGAGATACGCCGCGACCAGGCCGTCGCGAACTACGAACAAACCATCCAGAGCGCGTTCAGGGACGTGTCCGACGCGTTGGCCGCGCGCCGCTGGCTGGCCGAACAGGTGCAGGTGTTGCGCGCCACCGTGGCCGCGCAAAGCGAACGCGCCAGGCTCGCCAAGCTGCGCTACGACCATGGCGCGTCGCCCTACCTGGAAGTGCTGGACGCGCAGCGCGACCTGCTGGCCGCGCAGCAGGCGCTGGCGCAGACGCGCCGCGCCCTGCTATCGGCGCGCGTCGGCCTGTACGCCGCGCTGGGAGGCGGCACGCAGGCGGGCGTGTCGGCAGCCGGCCCTGACGGCGCGGCAACTCAAGCGCCCGCCCCGCAATAACAACAGGACAAAAACCATGAAGCTGCCCACCCGAAAACTGATACCCGTCGTGCTCGTGTTGGCCGTGGCCGTTGCCGCGTACACCGGCTGGCGCATGCTGGCCGACAACGGCCCGGGAGAAGGCTTCATCAGCGGCAACGGGCGTATCGAAGCCACGGAGATCGACGTCGCCACCAAGCTGGCCGGCCGCGTACAAGAGGTGCTGGTGGCCGAAGGAGACTTCGTCACCGCGGGCCAGGCGTTGGCGCGCATGCAGATCGATACGCTCAATGCCCAGCGCGAGGAAGCCCGTGCCCAGCATCAGCAAGCCATCAACAACGCCGCCAGCGCCAGCGCGCAGATCGCCCAGCGCGAAAGCGACAAGCTGGCCGCCGAAGCCGTGGTGGTGCAACGCGAAAGCGAGCTGGACGCGGCCCGCCGACGCTTGGCCCGATCGGAAACCTTGTCCAAGGAAGGCGCCTCGTCCATCCAGGAACTGGACGACGACCGGGCCCGCGTCCGCAGCGCCCAGGCGGCGGTGAATGCCGCGCGCGCGCAAGTGAACGCCGCGCAGGCTGCCATCCAGGCAGCGCGCGCGGCGCAGGTGGGCGCGCAGTCGGCAGTGAACGCGGCGCTGGCCACCATCGCGCGTATCGACGCCGACATCACCGACAGCGAACTGCGCGCGCCGCGCGCCGGCCGCGTCCAGTACCTGGTGGCCCAACCCGGCGAAGTACTGGGCGCTGGCGGCAAGGTGCTGAACATGGTGGACCTGGCCGACGTCTACATGACGTTCTTCCTGCCGGAGCGGGCGGCCGGCCGCGTGGCCTTGGGCCAGGACGTGCGCATCATTCTGGACGCCGCGCCGCAATACGTCATACCGGCCAAGGTATCCTTCGTGGCCAGCACCGCGCAGTTCACGCCTAAAACCGTGGAGACGGCCTCCGAGCGGCAAAAGCTGATGTTCCGCGTCAAGGCGCAGATCGATCCCAAACTGCTGCAACAGCATTTGCAGCAGGTCAAGACCGGCGTGCCCGGTGTTGCCTGGCTGAAGCTGGACGCTGATGCCGCGTGGCCCGCCAACCTGGAAGTCAAGGTGCCCTGATGGACACGCCCACGACGGCCCCCGCCGCCGAGCCCACCCGCGCGGTGGTCACGCTGGCGGACGTGAGCCTGCGCTACGGCAAGACCCTTGCACTGGACGCCATCACGCTGGACATTCCCGCCGGCCGCATGGTGGGCCTGATCGGCCCGGACGGCGTGGGCAAGTCCAGCCTGCTGGCGCTTATCGCCGGCTCGCGCGCCGTTCAGACCGGCACGGTGAACGTGCTGGGTGGCGACATGGCCAGCAAGCGTCATCGCGACGCCGTCTGCCCCCGCATCGCCTACATGCCACAGGGCCTGGGCAAGAACCTGTACCCGACGCTGTCGGTGGAAGAGAACCTGCAATTTTTTGCGCGCTTGTTCGGCCATGGCGAAGCCGAGCGCCGCCGCCGTATCGATAGCCTGACGCGCAGCACCGGCCTGGCCGCGTTCCTGTCGCGGCCGGCCGGCAAGCTGTCGGGCGGCATGAAGCAAAAGCTGGGCCTGTGCTGCGCGCTGATCCACGACCCCGACCTGCTGATCCTGGACGAACCGACGACCGGCGTCGACCCGCTGGCGCGCGCGCAGTTCTGGGACCTGATCAACGACATCCGCCGCGAACGCCGCGGCATGAGCGTCATCGTGGCAACCGCCTACATGGACGAGGCGCAGCGTTTTGACTGGCTTATCGCCATGGACGAAGGCCGCGTGCTGGCGACCGGCACGCCCGCCCAGCTGCAACAACGCACCGGCGCCGACTCGCTGGAGGCCGCCTTCATTGCCCTGTTGCCCGAAGCCAAGCGGCGCGGCCACAAGCCCGTGCAGATCACGCCACTGGCGCTGGACGACAACGCCCCCATCGCCATCGAGGCGCGCGACCTGACCATGCGCTTCGGCGATTTCGTGGCTGTGGACCATGTGAACTTTCGCATCCGCCAAGGCGAGATCTTTGGGTTCCTGGGATCGAACGGCTGCGGCAAATCCACCACCATGAAGATGCTGACGGGCCTGTTGCCGGCCAGCGAAGGCCAGGCCTGGCTGTTCGGCACCGAGGTCGACCCGCGCAACATCGATACGCGGCGCCGGGTCGGCTATATGTCGCAAGCGTTCTCGTTATACGGGGAACTGACCGTGCGCCAGAACCTGGTGCTGCACGCCCGGCTGTTCCATGTGCCCGAAGCCGATATCCCCGCCCGCATGAACGAAATGGTGGCGCGCTTCGACCTGACCGACGTGCTGGATGCGTTGCCCGAGAAGCTGCCGATGGGCGTGCGCCAGCGCCTGTCTCTGGCGGTGGCCATGGTGCACAAACCCGAGCTGCTGATTCTGGACGAGCCGACCTCGGGCGTGGACCCCGTGGCCCGCGACAATTTCTGGCGCCTTCTGATTTCGCTGGCGCGCGAGGACCGGGTCACGATCTTTATTTCCACCCACTTCATGAACGAGGCCCAGCGCTGCGATCGGATGTCGCTGATGCACGCAGGCAAGGTGCTGGTCAGTGCCTCGCCCGCCGACATCATCCGGATGCGCGGCGCCAAGACGCTGGAAGAGGCCTTCATCGCCTATCTGATCGACGCCGGTGCGGGCACGCGGCCCGCCCCGCCAGCCACCCCGCCAGCCACCGACACACCGGCGCCCGCCTGCCCGGCGCAAGACACGAGTGCATCGCCGGAAAGCACCACCACGCATCCCCAAACGCGCGCTGCCACGCAGCGTGGCTTCAACCTGCAACGGATGATCAGCTACCTGTGGCGCGAGACGCTGGAACTTCGCCGCGACCCGGTGCGCGCCACACTGGCCCTGGCCGGCTCGCTGCTGCTGATGTTCGTCATCGGCTTTGGCATCAGCCTGGACGTGGAAGACCTGCGCTATGGCGTCATGGACCGCGACCAGACCAGCCTGAGCCAGAACTACGCCTTGAACCTGTCGGGCTCGCGCTACTTCATCGAGCAGCCGCCCATTGCCAGCTACCAGGACATGGATGCCCGCATGCGCAGCGGCGAGCTGTCCCTGGCCATCGAGATCCCGCAGGGCTTCGCCCGCGATGTCGAACGCGGGCGCAACGCGCAGATCGGCGTCTGGATCGATGGCGCCATGCCGCAACGCGCCGAGACCATACGGGGATACGTGCAGGGCATGCACCAGGGCTGGCTGCAACAACAGGCGCGCGAACGGCTGGGCAGCGCGGCCGCGCCGCAGATCAGCATCGAAACGCGCTTTCGCTACAACCCGGACGTGCGCAGCCTTCCGGCCATGGTGCCGGCCGTGATCCCGCTGTTGCTGCTGATGATGCCGGCCATGCTGACGGCGCTGGCCGTCGTGCGCGAGAAAGAACTGGGGTCGATCATCAACCTGTACGTC
Coding sequences:
- a CDS encoding efflux transporter outer membrane subunit, which produces MTRRPVSAWNAARLAPAALAVLLAQGCVSMAPPYQRPALPVAATWATPPSNEPNAELNAARVGWRSYFSDPVLQGLIDEALTNNRDLRQALLRVEEARALYGIQRSDQFPTLGVQATGTRSRTPADLNLTGRPVVANQYQAGVGMATWELDFWGRVRSLKDAALENYLASDAAARAVTLSLIAQVADSYLSLRELDERLALTRQTIASREESLRIFRRRYEVGAIAKLDLTQVETLWQQARALGAELEQARATQAHALELLVGKPLNLPLPRTGLNDVAVMRDLPAGLPSDLLTQRPDIVAAEHQLRAANANIGAARAAFFPRITLTGAFGSASAELNGLFGGGSGAWTFTPSLDLPIFDAGRRSANLDLAEIRRDQAVANYEQTIQSAFRDVSDALAARRWLAEQVQVLRATVAAQSERARLAKLRYDHGASPYLEVLDAQRDLLAAQQALAQTRRALLSARVGLYAALGGGTQAGVSAAGPDGAATQAPAPQ
- a CDS encoding HlyD family secretion protein, encoding MKLPTRKLIPVVLVLAVAVAAYTGWRMLADNGPGEGFISGNGRIEATEIDVATKLAGRVQEVLVAEGDFVTAGQALARMQIDTLNAQREEARAQHQQAINNAASASAQIAQRESDKLAAEAVVVQRESELDAARRRLARSETLSKEGASSIQELDDDRARVRSAQAAVNAARAQVNAAQAAIQAARAAQVGAQSAVNAALATIARIDADITDSELRAPRAGRVQYLVAQPGEVLGAGGKVLNMVDLADVYMTFFLPERAAGRVALGQDVRIILDAAPQYVIPAKVSFVASTAQFTPKTVETASERQKLMFRVKAQIDPKLLQQHLQQVKTGVPGVAWLKLDADAAWPANLEVKVP
- the rbbA gene encoding ribosome-associated ATPase/putative transporter RbbA; translation: MDTPTTAPAAEPTRAVVTLADVSLRYGKTLALDAITLDIPAGRMVGLIGPDGVGKSSLLALIAGSRAVQTGTVNVLGGDMASKRHRDAVCPRIAYMPQGLGKNLYPTLSVEENLQFFARLFGHGEAERRRRIDSLTRSTGLAAFLSRPAGKLSGGMKQKLGLCCALIHDPDLLILDEPTTGVDPLARAQFWDLINDIRRERRGMSVIVATAYMDEAQRFDWLIAMDEGRVLATGTPAQLQQRTGADSLEAAFIALLPEAKRRGHKPVQITPLALDDNAPIAIEARDLTMRFGDFVAVDHVNFRIRQGEIFGFLGSNGCGKSTTMKMLTGLLPASEGQAWLFGTEVDPRNIDTRRRVGYMSQAFSLYGELTVRQNLVLHARLFHVPEADIPARMNEMVARFDLTDVLDALPEKLPMGVRQRLSLAVAMVHKPELLILDEPTSGVDPVARDNFWRLLISLAREDRVTIFISTHFMNEAQRCDRMSLMHAGKVLVSASPADIIRMRGAKTLEEAFIAYLIDAGAGTRPAPPATPPATDTPAPACPAQDTSASPESTTTHPQTRAATQRGFNLQRMISYLWRETLELRRDPVRATLALAGSLLLMFVIGFGISLDVEDLRYGVMDRDQTSLSQNYALNLSGSRYFIEQPPIASYQDMDARMRSGELSLAIEIPQGFARDVERGRNAQIGVWIDGAMPQRAETIRGYVQGMHQGWLQQQARERLGSAAAPQISIETRFRYNPDVRSLPAMVPAVIPLLLLMMPAMLTALAVVREKELGSIINLYVTPVTRLEFLLGKQLPYVALAMLNFLLMTLLAVTVFGVPITGSFTTLLAAALIYNVVATAIGLLASTFTRSQIAALFFTMIGTLVPAVQFAGLLNPVSSLEGVGRLIGQVYPATHMLTISRGVFSKGLDFASLQGSFWPLLLAIPVILGASVLLLKKQEA